One window from the genome of Rhodobacteraceae bacterium S2214 encodes:
- a CDS encoding selenium-binding family protein — translation MNLRPDPTFHATPQLAMAAPTENYAFTIMLSPDGSQSDGIAVVDVNPTSDTYGEIVHQVIVPNKGDEFHHFGWNACSSALSPLTGHAFLERRYLIVPGIRSSRIYVIDVKDPLKAKIHKTIEPEEIFEKTGYSRPHTIHCGPEGIYVSTLGGGGEDGTDGPPGIFIMDCETFDIIGRYEMDRGAQDKHYDFWWNLPQDYMVSSEWGLPPQFENGIVAEDLLSNKYGHSIHFWDLRKRKNIQTIDLGENHQMALEIRPAHDPAKSYGFCGVVVDTSNLQGAIFTWWRDDDGKWQAKKTITIDPRPEDPENLPPLLQGFGAVPALVTDIDLSLDDKYLYVACWGQGEMHQYDVSDPMNPVLAGKVEVGGIARGKDHPNGKPFAYGPQMVEISRDGKRVYWTNSLYSTWDDQFYPNDEGGQMVMANNDENGFHLDKDFYVEFPKGMRSHQIRLEGGDCSTDSFCYPNV, via the coding sequence ATGAACCTAAGGCCAGATCCAACGTTTCACGCAACGCCACAGCTTGCGATGGCAGCGCCCACAGAGAACTATGCCTTTACCATCATGCTAAGCCCAGATGGGTCGCAATCAGATGGCATTGCGGTGGTCGATGTAAATCCCACCTCTGACACCTACGGCGAAATCGTGCATCAAGTCATCGTTCCAAACAAAGGGGATGAGTTCCATCACTTTGGATGGAACGCTTGTTCGTCAGCTCTATCCCCGCTTACGGGTCATGCATTTCTTGAGCGTCGCTATCTGATTGTACCGGGCATCCGATCATCACGAATTTATGTGATTGATGTCAAAGATCCGCTCAAGGCGAAAATCCACAAGACAATTGAACCCGAAGAAATCTTCGAAAAAACGGGATATTCCCGCCCACATACGATCCATTGCGGCCCTGAAGGTATCTATGTTTCGACCCTTGGCGGCGGTGGCGAAGATGGCACAGACGGCCCCCCGGGTATCTTCATTATGGATTGTGAGACGTTCGATATTATCGGGCGTTATGAAATGGACCGAGGCGCGCAAGACAAACACTACGATTTCTGGTGGAACCTGCCGCAGGATTACATGGTCAGCTCTGAATGGGGGCTACCGCCGCAGTTCGAAAACGGGATCGTCGCCGAGGACCTTTTGTCCAACAAATACGGCCATTCCATCCATTTCTGGGACCTGCGGAAACGCAAGAACATCCAAACCATTGATCTGGGTGAGAACCACCAAATGGCGCTGGAAATTCGCCCCGCGCATGATCCTGCAAAATCCTACGGCTTCTGTGGTGTCGTGGTGGATACATCAAACCTACAAGGTGCGATCTTTACGTGGTGGAGAGACGACGACGGCAAATGGCAGGCAAAGAAAACGATCACTATTGATCCCCGTCCCGAAGATCCGGAAAACCTGCCGCCGCTGTTGCAAGGCTTCGGGGCTGTACCGGCGCTTGTGACGGATATCGACCTTAGCCTTGATGATAAATACCTTTACGTTGCTTGTTGGGGCCAAGGTGAAATGCACCAATACGATGTCTCTGACCCGATGAACCCTGTTTTGGCGGGCAAGGTCGAAGTCGGCGGCATCGCGCGCGGCAAGGACCACCCCAATGGAAAACCGTTCGCCTATGGCCCTCAGATGGTGGAAATCAGCCGTGACGGTAAACGCGTCTACTGGACCAACTCGCTCTATTCGACGTGGGACGATCAGTTCTATCCAAATGACGAAGGCGGCCAGATGGTCATGGCCAACAACGACGAGAACGGCTTTCACCTGGACAAAGATTTCTATGTGGAATTCCCAAAAGGAATGCGGTCCCACCAGATCCGGCTGGAAGGCGGCGACTGTTCGACAGACAGTTTCTGCTATCCGAACGTCTAA
- a CDS encoding AAA family ATPase: MNGTKSTDADVKPSIAVLKTLKSRYYELPRYQLLGSAFDRVLDQFLSAYLAGQHVEGRGLMVTGGTRTGKCHDIKHLLRGFAASEEPLAGDFQRKYVRVSLRSAVNWRGLGMAFLEAMEFSFSLDHRRTDTIWSRAESQLRRDKYLILNIDEAQHLFVDKKANENEVILNGLKDLMKRPGWPVLPIYSGVSELLD; this comes from the coding sequence ATGAACGGCACTAAGAGCACGGACGCCGATGTGAAACCGTCGATCGCGGTCCTGAAAACGCTGAAGTCGCGGTACTATGAATTGCCGCGGTATCAGCTTCTCGGCAGCGCCTTCGACCGCGTACTGGACCAGTTCCTTTCGGCCTATCTTGCGGGGCAGCATGTGGAGGGTCGAGGTCTGATGGTTACCGGTGGAACCAGAACTGGTAAGTGTCATGACATCAAGCATCTTCTGCGTGGGTTTGCAGCGTCAGAGGAGCCTTTGGCTGGAGATTTCCAAAGGAAATATGTCCGGGTGTCACTGCGGTCGGCAGTTAACTGGAGGGGGTTGGGGATGGCGTTCTTGGAAGCCATGGAATTCTCATTCAGTCTTGATCACCGCAGAACTGACACGATTTGGTCAAGGGCGGAATCTCAGCTTCGACGCGACAAATACCTGATCCTCAATATCGATGAGGCACAGCATCTGTTCGTGGACAAAAAAGCGAATGAGAACGAAGTGATCTTGAACGGTCTAAAAGATCTCATGAAGCGGCCAGGTTGGCCAGTGCTACCGATTTACTCCGGCGTCTCAGAGCTTTTGGACTAA